GTTGCTTAAAGCATAGAGCTATTTAGGATGCTGTGTATATTCAGGCATTTCACTGTGAAGCGTATGGAATTTAGTTAACTCAGTCAATTTTTGGTGAATGAAGTGCCTGAATGTGAGAGAGTTtgattttcccttttttcccCCTTCTAGTGGAGTTGGTTACCAGCTATGTTACCGGTTTATTTATTGAATCAGTATTTTGTCTACTTATGtaaattgatttgtttgtttgtttcttgttcttaGCCTGGCAACCTGAGAAAGAAGAGATGTACCGAGTGCGAAAAATTCCTTCGTTGGTTGATCTTTGTGTTAACAAAGCTATAGATAATCTAAGGTTCCTTGGGGATGTTGGCGAAACTGATATACATCTTTTAGATCGTATTTTGCCACATTGCACAGTTGACCAATTAATGCATGTGGAGAAGAGTTCAGAAGTAAGATTGGATGAATTTGCTTATTGTTTTTAACTAtctagttttgttttagtatatatgCTCAGTTGAGTACGAACTTCTTACAGGGAAGAGATCTTACTCCAGTTACTGATAAATTGTGGAAAAAATTCTATGAAAGACAGTTTGGTAAAGAAAGTACCACTACTGTAATTGAGAGGATGCGGCAAAAAAGAGTCGCATTTAGATGGATTCAATTATATGAGGTAGCTTTCCTTTTACTTCTCTTCTCATGCCATTTACTTTGAGATTTGAGTATTGAATGATTTTGGTTAGCAAAGATAATTGATTCCTCTGAAAATTACCATTAAAATGAAGCTATCCATTTTCAGGCGAAGATGGAGGACATTGAAAAGAACGAGAGCAAAGCTGCAGATCGAATAAAACAAAGCTATCTAAAGGAAAATGCCCGTATGTTCTATATCACATTTGCATTCTCTCTAATTGGATTCctcataatttcaaatttgaactAACAATTAGCTAGATCATGTGATGCATGCTATCTGGAAATTGTTTTCCACTCCCAACTCATATTTAATAAGAGGTTTACAATATATAGGAAGCTATTTTTGGTTCGTAGTTCAGAGTGTGGGAGGAAGATTTGTATTGAAGAAGGGAATGGCGAGAGGTTCGGAAAGTTGGAGTTAGAGTTGGGCGCATCAGCTTGGGTAATAGATTGCTTAGTGGCTGCTGCGGAGCTGAGCAATCCTTTGGGTTTTTGGTGGAGAAGATGGCTGGAGCGTAcgaacattttctttcaagtgCTTGCAAACTCTAGACGTAGATTTGCACTATTATTTGTTGAATCCTTTAATGGATGAAGAACGAGGGTTATCATTCCTGATGGCAAGAAAGGTAGTGGTTGGAGACTATTGACAGCAGAGGTTTATGGGCTCCTTCCATCCTCAACAAAGATTATTTTGCCCTTAACTACAGAAACACAGTTGACTTGGTTTGGGTGGGGAAGTCAACTCAATTTCTTTGGACTTGGTTTCAAAGGCGAGTTTAGAGGGTAGGAGAGGTTCCAAGAGGAGGCTGAAGTTATGGAAGGAATTAGATACAGTGGTCAAGGCTGATTGTTCAAAAGTGGAGTCGGAAGGTTCTCCAGAAGATAAGAAGTGGGAAATTTGATTTGTGTTTTGATTGGGAAGCAACGATGATTATCAAAATGACTAGTGCAGCAGTGGAATGAGAGGATTTAAAGAGGGTTTTGAGGGAGCATGGTTTCTGACTTTTggacttaatttttttttgtgataacTTAGTTGTGGGCACTTGTGATTTGAAGGTGGAGGCGGAGGAATTACTACGACTGGGATCATTTTAAACTCAagatttcttcttccaatctTGGGATTTCTAGATGGTAGAGGAGGAAAGGAAACAAGTCTTTAAAGGTTCTTGGGTTACGACGTTTGATGTTCCCCCTTTTCTCTGAATGAAGGAATGTATTGCCTCTTTGCCATATTGGAGTGGTCGGTTGCTCGATGAAGAGGTGGAGATTAGTGGTTTGAATTGGTTGAAGGAATTTAGTTTTAGGGCAAAAGGTACCGCCTAAGAAGCACGGACACGAACACAACAAGACAAGGCAATAcatcaatttctaaaatattaggACACAGACACGTTGGGGatatgctatttttaaaaattattctttcttataatatatgtaaatttaatgtaaaatactaaatgttcttcatttcctcaacaaaaaaaagttcttcactaaaaaaaagcataaacgGTCAACtgtcaaattaatatttaatcacTGTAGTTTGTAGGAGTACAAAACATAATATGTATTATGCAACATTCAACCTATACCTAACAATAGAAAGTGGAAAGAGATTttccatacaaaaaaataaagtattaaaGGCTAATAAAAAGCTATCTCTCAAATCTCATTGACATcttattaaaccaccaattcacccaaaagcttaagctcatagttgaaggcaaatttaattatatatcaccaacactcctcacttgtgggtttgaaatatttgaaaggccctacaagtgaaaatcaattttaattggagaGGAAACAACAATGCATGGGCTTGAACAGAGGACCTCCCTGGACCACCTACTCTGATATCATATTAAACTatcaattcacccaaaagttGCTCATGGTTGaagacaaattaaattatatatcacctACACATCTTCATCCTTATCAACACCATCATCCTTAATAATTTCAGCCTCCAACTTTGGATCATCTAAAGAAAAGTTAGCTACTTCAAGCATGCCTAGATCTTCAAGCGAATCAAAAGCATTTCCAGCAATGTCCCATGACTTGGTTTCTCCTTTTGAATATTCTGGAGTTCTTCTAGACAAAAGACGAAGGTTATTGTGAATAAATACCAAATCCTTTGCACATTGAGGCATTCTTAATGAAGTTAATAAAGGAATATATGCTCTAATTTCTTCACAACATGAAGAGGATGATGGTTgccctaaaattttaaaatcaatctttTGAAGCATTGGTACATAAGTCCTATGAGTTGCCCATCAACTTCTAGAATCTGTAGTGTATCTCTCGGATATGGAATCATAGTCATCAaaatctccatttttttttgtagaaaatTGAGCAAATTCTACATTTACTTTTGCACAATCCTCAAGGCTACTAAAATATCACTTCAGACACTTCATTCTCTCTCTAGTTAGTTCGAGCAACTCAATTAGGATCTTTTGTAAGCCATTCTTCCCTATAGTATCTATGtataagtttttaagaaaaaatggtaaacTCAGAATTCATTACTTATAAGCTTAGAATGTgctaaactaaaattaattagataccTTGGATTCAAAGAATGTGTTAAATAATGAAGTGGAGTATTGCTATTGTTCCAACAATTAATGAGAATGTTATACACCACCTCGTAGAAAGAAGAGAATTCACTTTGTCGCAACCCTTCATGTTTATATATGGACATCTTCACCTTTTCAATCATGGTACCCCACATGTCATACACTAAATGCAAACAAGGTGTGTCTGTATCACAAGCTCTAATCATGTCGTATATGGGTGAAGTGaatgacaaaatataattaattttgttctaCTAAATGTCATCGAGCTCCAACTCCTTTACATGCCTTGCCTTCACCACGTCATCTTCTCTATAACTTTTCCATTTATCACTGATGACCATAGTTTGTAAGCCACCTTTAATAAGCTTAAACCTTTTAAGCATAATAATAGATGAAAAATGTGTTTTGACTAATGAAAGCAATTTAAGAGGCACAAACTTATCGAACATGACGAGCCTCATGGAATGATTCATGATAACAAATTTCACGACCATGACATTCccaacaatataaaaaatccaAACGTAGTCTCCATAAGCAACTTGATTATTCTCAACATTCTTGGCAACATAAATGTTTTCAAGGCAAGATTTAGTGTAGGAACAATGCATGGTGTCCATATAATTGTCAGAAATTGTGCTTTGAAAATTTGTCCTACACCTTTGCATTTGGGAGCATTATTTGTTTTCACACGAACAACATTTTCATGACCGACTTCATTAATCActctttcatcaaatttgtaatGGAGTACTTATCCTTAATTTCACAGGAGCAGTCCATCGATTTTAGAAACATTGGTTTGCCATTAGAAATGGCCATGAAGTTAATCAACGACCTCCTTTGTGAGCCATTCCAACCATAACTCACAATGGTCACTCCCTTTTTTTGCCATTCACCTTTAGTATGATATCAATAGTCTTTCAATATTAGTCTTCTCTTAAACTAGTCCTCAACATATTATATCCTAGAGGCTTATATTCTGGCAACGGGGATTCAAGCTTCTAGAGGTTTAAGGCAAGGGGATTCTTTATTCCTTTCTTGTTCTTGCTTACTGTTGATGTTTTAAGTCGGCTTATCTTGAAGGGTGTGGAAGGAAGCATCATCGAGCTGTTTAGGTTAGGCTCGAATGAGGTGGTCTTATCACATCTCCAGTTTGCTGATGACACGATGTTATTTTGTTCGAGCAAAGAGCACTCTTTTTTTATCCTTCATCGTATGGGGAATTTTTTGAACCCATGTCTGCTCTTAAAATCAGTAGGAGCAAGTGTCAAACTATGGGGATCAACAGCAACCAAGAGAAGATTGAGAGATGGGTGGAGATGTTTGGCTGTTAGGTTGGATTCTTTCCCTCTGGTTATCTTGGGCAATTCAAGAGCTATGACGTTTTGGAATCCTATCTTTGAGAAGATTTGTAAGAGGCTTGCCTCGTGGaagaaaagtttattttcCCAGGCGAGGAGGTTAACTCTAATCAGATTGGTGCTCAGTAGTATCCTTGTGTAttacttttccttcttttgggCCCTGGTTCTATTTGTAAAAGCTTGGAAAAAATTTATGAGGGATTTTCTAAGGTAGGAGTAGATGAGGGGAAGGGCTCTCACTTGGTTAGTTGGGAGGCGGTTGAGCGGTTTCTGCATAAGGGTGGGTTGGAGACTGGTAGCTTAATGCTAAGTGGCTTTGGCACTTTGCCTTTGAACCTGAAGCTTTGTGGCGTATGATTATTGTGAGCAAGCATGGTTATCATCCTTTTGAATTGGTGGCGAAAGGGGTTAAAGGCACACACTGGAACCTGTGGAAAGATATTTCTTGTGGAAGGATATTTCTTTTGAGCTTCCTACTTTCTCTTACTTTGTTAAGTGTATTGTGGGGAATGGTAAGGACACATCTTTTTGGGAGGATTAGTGGGTGGGGTATAGAGCTCTCTCTTCTGTCTTTCCGCATCTCTACCACCTTTCTTTGTTGAAACATTGTTCGATCTTGGATTTCTTGATTTGGTTCGAGAACtttatctcttttttcctttggattTTGTCATCACTTGTTCAATAGGGAAACAATAGAggttgccttttttttttttctttattggaGGTGTGTACTTTTAGAGAGGGTAGAAAGGGATGTTCGTATTTGGAGTCGGAATCCTAGTGAAGGGTTCTCTTGTAAATCCTTCTTTACGGTTAATATTGGATCACTCTCTCGTTGGGGAGTCTGTGCCCTGTTCGATGTCATTTGGAGGATTAAGATTCCTAAGAAAGTCAGGTTCTTTATTTGGCAAGTTTTGCTTGGTTGTGTGAACACTTTTGATAGGCTGGTAAGGAGAAGAACTTCGCTTATGGGGTTTCTTTGCTGTATCCTTTGTCGGAAGGCAGAGGAAGACCTGGATCATCTCTTTTGGGGTTGCTAGTGTGTGAGATTGGTGTGGAATCTTTTCTTGTAGGAGTTCGATTTTAGCTTCGCTGGGCAGAGAGATGTTTGTGCTATGATCAAGGAGTTCCTTCTCCATCCACATTTCGAAGACAAAGACCACTTCTTGTGGGGTATGTTTGGTGGTTTGGGATATTTAGGGGGAAAGGAATGATGGGGTGTTTAAAGGGAAGGGAAAGGACCCCTGGGAGGTTTGGTCGTTGACGAGATTCAATGTGTCTCTTTGGACTTTGGTTTTGAAGCTCTTTCGTCATTTTACTTTAGGAAACATTTCGGTTGGACCCTCTTCCtttagtgtgtgtgtgtgtgtggggggggggggggggggg
This DNA window, taken from Cucumis sativus cultivar 9930 chromosome 6, Cucumber_9930_V3, whole genome shotgun sequence, encodes the following:
- the LOC101220364 gene encoding transcription elongation factor B polypeptide 3 isoform X1, producing MYRVRKIPSLVDLCVNKAIDNLRFLGDVGETDIHLLDRILPHCTVDQLMHVEKSSEGRDLTPVTDKLWKKFYERQFGKESTTTVIERMRQKRVAFRWIQLYEAKMEDIEKNESKAADRIKQSYLKENARKQSRQIQICSKVPPSSNKRSFGGSGYGYNVANTKNKILKKAKIEVLQSQEMKNIKAWRRNAVQKSSDISSTKKPMFSGRESASTSKNTSTHMAKRW
- the LOC101220364 gene encoding transcription elongation factor B polypeptide 3 isoform X2, which encodes MYRVRKIPSLVDLCVNKAIDNLRFLGDVGETDIHLLDRILPHCTVDQLMHVEKSSEGRDLTPVTDKLWKKFYERQFGKESTTTVIERMRQKRVAFRWIQLYEAKMEDIEKNESKAADRIKQSYLKENARKQSRQIQICSKVPPSSNKRSFGGSGYGYNVANTKNKILKKAKIEVLQRIILNAFETSCSHT